From a region of the Coffea arabica cultivar ET-39 chromosome 3e, Coffea Arabica ET-39 HiFi, whole genome shotgun sequence genome:
- the LOC113736367 gene encoding cysteine proteinase inhibitor 5: MAAAKSAIGAGKHDITDLEPVKPADPRVIEIGQFAVTKHNEEAGTELVFICVVGGFMWGVIGGAYYALIIETQDSSGATFLQKALVFAVPTAGMRLIWYKN; this comes from the exons ATGGCTGCAGCCAAATCTGCTATCGGTGCTGGAAAG CACGACATAACGGACCTAGAACCAGTGAAGCCGGCTGACCCTCGTGTGATCGAGATCGGACAGTTTGCAGTGACAAAGCACAACGAGGAGGCCGGGACTGAGCTGGTTTTCATCTGCGTGGTTGGTGGATTCATGTGGGGCGTTATTGGTGGCGCTTACTACGCGCTTATCATTGAAACTCAGGATAGTAGCGGCGCCACATTCCTCCAAAAAGCATTGGTTTTTGCGGTCCCAACTGCAGGCATGAGACTCATCTGGTACAAGAATTAA